Below is a window of Osmia bicornis bicornis chromosome 8, iOsmBic2.1, whole genome shotgun sequence DNA.
GTTAAAAGAATCGGTAAACGTAAATCCCATAAGTTGTTAACCTGGGTAATCAGGGTTAATTACAATCTTTCTATTTCTATCGTATATAAGGTATGAACggttattgatttattttcttctttcaggGAGAACGTTTGAGTCACGCGGTAGGCTGTGCTTTCGCCGCGTGTTTGGAGAGAAAACAGCGGAGGGACAAGGAATGCGGTGTCACGATGACGTTCGATTCAAAAACTTCAACGTTCACGAGGAGCGGCAGCTTTAGACAGCCAAGTCTTACCGAACGATTGCAGGATTCGCGCGAACGTGCAGTAGGTCAGTTATTTCTTCGATATCGTTTCTCCTTTATATTATTCTTCAACTTTTGATCATTGTCTAAAATGTGCAAGATGTTTTTCCGCAGATGTACCTCCGGTGAAACAGGTTTACAACCCATTTGCGATCGAGAGACCACACGCCACCTTGTCGATGCTCGAACGACAAGGTTCCTTCCGTGGTTTCACGCAATTGAATCAAGCTTCTCCATTTAAGAGGCAACTTAGTTTACGGATCAATGATCTTCCTAGTAATCTTGAACGAGCCCGTAGCCACAGCCTCGAGCCAACAGATTTATCGAGAATGCCATCCACTATGTCTCAAGTCGTACCTTCGAAACCATCAggtaattattctaattaagAATTTCCCAGGAAACGTTTACCTTAATATTACATGTATCTTTGATCGACAAGTGGagattaattgtaaaaatgaaCTTTGTGTTGCAAACGAGTCACTTCTGATAAATTGTTTGTACATTTTGTGTCTTGTAGAGTAATTCCTTTGAACAAAGCACATCCTCTACTCTGTCTtcttttacataaatatttcagTTCTCAACACTGAATAATATGTTTCTTTACTTTTGCAACAGAGTTCGAAGGAGACGACGAAGgtcattattttctattcCGTCACTTGTTCTTATTGCTTGCCCCCttcctttccttctcttttcgTGCTGAATGACGTTTTCTCCTCCGTGTTTAAATATACAGTTACATTTCATGTACACTCGTTAGAcggaattaaaataatagaagaTACAGAAAACGAGAAACAATGTTCTTTGCTGTATTAGTTTTGTAGTTTTTCTCGAATGTACTTGTGTTAGAATACATTTTCATCTTTTACCGACACATGTATACTATCTCAAAGAAAGTACACCATTACCACTACATACAAAAAataacatatacatataagagtaattaaaatatctgTAGATTCTTAGTAATAGACAAGCCTAGTAAATacaaatgaaagaaaaacttAATCAGAGTAGCCattaatgtttttcttttatcgttcagatgatttttttaaataccttGTACAATCTCTGTCAAATATGTAACACGTGTTAAAAGCATGCACTTACTGTTAGTAGTTTTCAACACCAGTTCAAAGCACCGAATTAATCGTCGAATTACTGAAAGTTTCTTTATGGTGATTCCTATTTTTTTACAGTGAGTCCAATACCGGAAATATCGCCTGGCGGTCAAGATAGCGTTTCAGCTATGTGTCAGCAGCTTTCACGAGgactttctcttctttcgaGTAGCGATGATTTTGGTCCAGTGCCTAGCCGTGGTAGCGCAAGCTCTGTGGCTAAGCAACTCTTCACAGGTTCCACCAGTGACACTCCGCCTGGTATGttaaaacataattaaacgttAGAATTTATtgagaattaaaaagaaataattattatcgtACCATTACAGTAACGATCAGTAGTTCGCTGGATGAATTAAAGCTACAAAATGGTCCCAGTTtcaataacaacaacaacaaccataataacaacaataataataatgataagaACGATGATCTCAATAATTTAAACGAAGGTTCCAGCTGGCAAGAATCTCCGTCGTCTTCGAATCGTATTACACCGACTAGAAACAAAGCTACTAATCAAAGTCCCGTTCCTCCAAGAACAAATGCACCCACTCCAGTCATGATGAACGTTTCAGCAGTTGCCAATGCTGTTGGTGTATTCGGTACACCGTCTTTAGCAAATTCCGCCTTTAGTTCAGTATCGACATCCTCTCTAGGAAGTACATCCACGTCACCTGCAAATACATCGGTACTGGTTAATTCTGGGATCGCATCCATAGCATCAGCACCCACTACTACGCCCATTTTGCCGGCTATTTCTAGTACCGTGGCTGCTGATGTTAGTCAGATTAGTCAGATTGCAGTTTCGAATACTATTTCCACTCCGCCGGTAAgtggtttttaatttttttttctttctttttcaaacttAACTCTTAATCGGTGAGGTGGTGCATACGATCATGATTTCTATCCTGTTATTGATACTAAAAATTAATCTGTatctatgaaattttataatacttcaTTATTTCAGGTTCAACCAGTTTCAACAACAACACCATTGCCAAAACCAGAGCAATGGCTGGGTAGTATAACCAGCTCGGTACCATCATCAGTGCAATCTTCTTCGCAAGGACAAACGAGTCCCCGACGAGCACCATCGCTTCACGCAAGAGCTCTGTCTCTGGGATCAGCCGCGATGGGACCAATCGCCAGGACCGGCCCGTCGGATCCGTTCGATGCCGAATGGGCCGAGATTGCTGCGAAAAATCTCCAACAGTCGAACGCAACGAATCCCTTCGTTATGCCAAACGCGACGCAAGCGTTTCAGGTGCAGTTGTAGCGGCAGGAATTTGTTAAGGGAGTTCTATCGATAAGGGAATTGTCGAACAAGTTTTCATGAAATTTGGTATATCACTAGATATAGTTCCTAAAATTACTTGGTTAAATTTTTGTGAAACGAGGGGTAGTATCAAGCGTTTATACGGAGTAAGTCAAGCAAGGATATCTCGCATCTTTTGATTAGAATACGTACCGATAGAATTCCCTTGAATTGAAATACTATACATAAATTGTATAGTTGTTGTTGCATAGTAATATCTTCGTAAGAGAAGACTTCATTTCAAATGAAGGAGAGGCCATCTTAAAGAGATGTTTAATACATACTGATGACGATGTATAACAATGAGCGTGCACAAAACGCGTGTAATCCCCTGACATGTTAGGTAGTTTACGCACACAGCATGAAAATATaggaatgaaagaaaaaaaaaatcgttgGGATCCTATGTTGATCATTAGGAACGAAATTTCATCGGTTAATCAAATATACAATGTTCTAGATATGAATGCACTTATTCGCGGAGCAAACTAGACGTTGTTGATAACCCGCTTGACCCTCTCAGAAGTTGAGctgatcaattttattttttagcgtgaagaattttctaaatgtatttatttgtATGCGTTTACAATTTGTATtgtacaatttacaatttaaataatttactgtATATTTGTTCGTTCTTAATGTTCAAGCTAAACTTAGtaagttaattatattaattaaggTTAATCAGTTCGACTTCCAAGAGGCTCACACTTAAATGTCTATTATGATGTACTTAAAAGAAAGTATACAAATAATATTGAGTAGTATAGATTAGAAAAGATTAATATCATTCCTGCACGAATAAACCAAAATTATCATGCACCCAAGATTATTCAGCCGCCTATAACATATCGCCGAAAAAGAGCAAAAATGAATAAAGCAAAAAACCTAAATTAATGAATTCCGTAGATATAAGGATACACGAaaagaattagaaaaaaaaaaaaaacgactGAAACGTTAATGAGAAACGTGTCTAGAAGGTGGCCAGTACTTAAACGTGAAAATGAAACTGAATGATTGTTACGAATTACTTAGGAAAACGATGGAAGCGTTTATGATTGGCATGAACAGAAAATTGTTTTACTATTTGCTGTGCATGCCTGGTTTATGAGCTTGGGTAGCACAAACTATATCATTCGTTAACCAGCAGGATAATTATATGTGAATATATTCAACAGAAAAATGATGACGCCTACGCGTCGAATCTCCCCCACACACGCACATGGTACTTAAGCAAAAGATGTTGAACTTTTTAGAGTCGAATATGTATTACGCTATTGTCTAGTATTACGCATTGTCTAGTAATGTACATGCAAACAAGTCAAGCGTTTATCGTAAACTACTCTTGTAAGGGTACGACGACAACGTGTAAGCATTGATGGTCCACGTTCGTGTAGGGCACGCATGAGGTGCTTTTGCATTAATGAAAAGAGGATAGAATAATATTTATGATAGCCGTTTCACGAGGCAACACGGAAATAACGATATATGTAAAGTTATATGATATTGCCAATTGTTATAGCGTTATGTCAGTTGTTGAATGATTGCGGGGAGACACGAACATTCTCCATTTTTGACGTaacgatgaagaagaagattgAAGTTATGTCTTAAAgttcatttctttctttttttttttctttgttttttgttaGGTACACTTTTggtttttcaaaatataattaacgacTGTCCGTTGCACGCATGAacctcgtttcttcttttggAAAATCATGATTTtttaaggaaaaaaaaataatttttacccTATTGATGAAGTttgtttaaatgaaatatagattatgtacattgttcttcTCGTTTTTAAACATGTAAAAAATGTGTTAACGtgaaaaagttgaaaagtGCCATAAGACAAGTGAGGGGCAACGATTATTTCCATTTGGTGTTTCTGTTTTTACTATAGATCTTTTTCCTTAAATaggattaaaaatatttttgagaCAAAGCTCTAGATATATTGTTAAATTAACTGATCATCTTAtgttttagaaaataattctttaaCGAAAGTAAAGAAGCCGATAACGAGAGTACTTATTTAATGTACTGAACTtgacaaaaattatacatatattaagaTATGTATATGTAAGGCAGGGTGTTCCTAAAGTAAGTAGCAAGTTGAAACATGCAAATTCTTCATGTTAAAGGAAACTGAAAGGTACTTTACGCGTTCGCGTACATAACACTATCAACGTTAAACATTCTAATACATCAAGGAGACTTGTAatgtatttcttctttcattgtGATAATAGATACGTATTTAAATTATCTACTCGGTTCATTATCATGCGTTTAATTAGGTTGGTGTGAAAGATTTGACGTACAATTGAATCCAAAATACtatttatcaattaaaataGTCAATGTTAACGTTCATAGATGAATCTTCTGAATCTATGTTTCCAAaacttataaataaacatCCGTAGTTTTATTTCGATAGAGCATTACATCGATACGATAAAGCTTTTGCACAAACCTAATATTTAACACTTAAATCGTTACAGTAATTTTTATGCTTTATACAAGTTCGCATAAATGATGGTACACGAAACGAACGTTAATGTACGGTTCCTGTCCTGCGAAAATTTCTGTGACCAATGTATACTTTTGAATTTTCCATAATGTTGAGACAAGTACAAGAGAATGAAAAAGTTGAAGGTTTGAAGAATGCAAGGGAAAATGAAACGTACCAAACCCTGAAAAAGCGATACAAGAAAATGGTAGAAGGGATCGAAGAAGAGAAAATTAGCTAGGAAAATGTCACTTCGAAAAATGTAGTTATGTTGATAGGAAGAATCTGTGATGGATGACAAACtgtcaaaattatttactgtTCTTAACGCTTAATCGATGAGAGCTAAAGCATTGTTAATTTGACCTATAGCAACATTAACTATTTTCTTAACTATTTAATTAAACGCATAcatcaaattttatattttaaaaattgcaaatccTATCGCgtattcaataattatttttcactaAGACGTAGGTTTACGTGTCTCATCAGTTGAGTGTTAAATAATACCAGAGCAAGTATGTAATTCAATATGTTAACTGAGTCATTTTTTCAACCAGAAAGAAGCTGCTTCCCGCACGTGTAATAAAAAGTGAATAAAGAAaagttaatttattttgtacgCTACATGTTCTAATACGATGTATTTTCCTCCTAATTAAAGAATAATCATGCAATTAAATATGAAGATCTTTATCTCGATTTCGGCTTCCTTTCATTCTATTCTAAATTAGCAAAAgaccaaaaaattattgaagtgtttgataaatttacatatagatttaatatcaTGGGGGTGCCAAGGACCCCGGAGCATCAATTGACTGCATACCGACCTACCATCGGGGTTCCGAGGACCCCGAAAGCATCTATTGACTCTGCATACCGACCTATCATCGGGGGTTCCGAGGACCCCGATGGCAACGACACTGGCGCCACCTATCGGGAAATCGCGGAAACTACTTGTCGAGTAGTTTCAGGTCTTTTCGTATAGATGGCGCAATGGTCGAATTGACTCTGCATACCGACCTACCATCGGGGTTCCAAGGACCCCGAATGCAGCGACACTAGCGCCACCTATCGGGAAATCGCGGAAACTACTTGTCGAGTAGTTTCAGGTCTTTTCGTATAGATGGCGCAATGGTCGAATTGACTCTGCATACCGACCTACCATCGGGGTTCCAAGGACCCCGAAGGCAGCGACGCTGGCGCCACCTATCGGGAAATCGCTGAAACTACTTGTCGAGTAGTTTGCGCCGCTttcgtatagatggcgctaagATCGAATTTAAAAGAATTGTTTTTGGCGggttttttaaaatacaaatttatcaaacaattaattcaataattttttatcttcatcagtaataaattaaaatatgttttatacataatgtttaaaaaattgtcaatataacaaaatatacATACGTTCGCAACATACTGAATATACTTAAACAAAACAGAGAAAAGGATTgatttataaatatctttttctaaaactaatttttttattcctctcTTTAAACTTTTCATTATTGTATTCAATATGGcttaaattttcttctttcattgaTACCTCTGTGTATACCTAATTATATGCTAAAAACGGTTACACATAATTATAACAATaagaaacaataaacaataaaGATTAATAATGAACAATTTACATCCATTCAAATAAACAGTTAATGTCTCTTACACAGATACGaatatcattttcaatttaacattatacaaaaagtaatttgattctttttcataaaataaagagaaaattattttaacaatcaTGATGGAGTGATTATTATCCAACCTTTAAACTAGTTATAATATTTGGAATAAAGTATGTTTAGGAGTATAATTTTACATATAAAAAGTTTTCTTAAAGTATGTATTACAACCTTAACTGGGCATTGAATTCAATTAGCAACATTTgaaagtattatttttttaatacattatattacagACTAGACAAAATTGTCTTCcagaattttctttgttttttttcctcctAAAAGTGTATCCAATTATTGAAACCT
It encodes the following:
- the LOC114875248 gene encoding protein numb isoform X1, encoding MGNHPSAHQPLERATSHAGNGIRLSRERSPGKRMDRLRRSFRDSFRRRKDPHVPESSKPHQWQADETAVRSATCAFHVKYLGCVEVFESRGMQVCEEALKVLRNSRRRPVRAVLHVSGDGLRVVEDETKGLIVDQTIEKVSFCAPDRNHEKGFSYICRDGTTRRWMCHGFLALKESGERLSHAVGCAFAACLERKQRRDKECGVTMTFDSKTSTFTRSGSFRQPSLTERLQDSRERAVDVPPVKQVYNPFAIERPHATLSMLERQGSFRGFTQLNQASPFKRQLSLRINDLPSNLERARSHSLEPTDLSRMPSTMSQVVPSKPSEFEGDDEVSPIPEISPGGQDSVSAMCQQLSRGLSLLSSSDDFGPVPSRGSASSVAKQLFTGSTSDTPPVTISSSLDELKLQNGPSFNNNNNNHNNNNNNNDKNDDLNNLNEGSSWQESPSSSNRITPTRNKATNQSPVPPRTNAPTPVMMNVSAVANAVGVFGTPSLANSAFSSVSTSSLGSTSTSPANTSVLVNSGIASIASAPTTTPILPAISSTVAADVSQISQIAVSNTISTPPVQPVSTTTPLPKPEQWLGSITSSVPSSVQSSSQGQTSPRRAPSLHARALSLGSAAMGPIARTGPSDPFDAEWAEIAAKNLQQSNATNPFVMPNATQAFQVQL
- the LOC114875248 gene encoding protein numb isoform X4, which translates into the protein MDRLRRSFRDSFRRRKDPHVPESSKPHQWQADETAVRSATCAFHVKYLGCVEVFESRGMQVCEEALKVLRNSRRRPVRAVLHVSGDGLRVVEDETKGLIVDQTIEKVSFCAPDRNHEKGFSYICRDGTTRRWMCHGFLALKESGERLSHAVGCAFAACLERKQRRDKECGVTMTFDSKTSTFTRSGSFRQPSLTERLQDSRERAVDVPPVKQVYNPFAIERPHATLSMLERQGSFRGFTQLNQASPFKRQLSLRINDLPSNLERARSHSLEPTDLSRMPSTMSQVVPSKPSEFEGDDEVSPIPEISPGGQDSVSAMCQQLSRGLSLLSSSDDFGPVPSRGSASSVAKQLFTGSTSDTPPVTISSSLDELKLQNGPSFNNNNNNHNNNNNNNDKNDDLNNLNEGSSWQESPSSSNRITPTRNKATNQSPVPPRTNAPTPVMMNVSAVANAVGVFGTPSLANSAFSSVSTSSLGSTSTSPANTSVLVNSGIASIASAPTTTPILPAISSTVAADVSQISQIAVSNTISTPPVQPVSTTTPLPKPEQWLGSITSSVPSSVQSSSQGQTSPRRAPSLHARALSLGSAAMGPIARTGPSDPFDAEWAEIAAKNLQQSNATNPFVMPNATQAFQVQL
- the LOC114875248 gene encoding protein numb isoform X2, giving the protein MGNHPSAHQPLERATSHAGNGIRLSRERSPGKRMDRLRRSFRDSFRRRKDPHVPESSKPHQWQADETAVRSATCAFHVKYLGCVEVFESRGMQVCEEALKVLRNSRRRPVRAVLHVSGDGLRVVEDETKGLIVDQTIEKVSFCAPDRNHEKGFSYICRDGTTRRWMCHGFLALKESGERLSHAVGCAFAACLERKQRRDKECGVTMTFDSKTSTFTRSGSFRQPSLTERLQDSRERAVDVPPVKQVYNPFAIERPHATLSMLERQGSFRGFTQLNQASPFKRQLSLRINDLPSNLERARSHSLEPTDLSRMPSTMSQVVPSKPSVSPIPEISPGGQDSVSAMCQQLSRGLSLLSSSDDFGPVPSRGSASSVAKQLFTGSTSDTPPVTISSSLDELKLQNGPSFNNNNNNHNNNNNNNDKNDDLNNLNEGSSWQESPSSSNRITPTRNKATNQSPVPPRTNAPTPVMMNVSAVANAVGVFGTPSLANSAFSSVSTSSLGSTSTSPANTSVLVNSGIASIASAPTTTPILPAISSTVAADVSQISQIAVSNTISTPPVQPVSTTTPLPKPEQWLGSITSSVPSSVQSSSQGQTSPRRAPSLHARALSLGSAAMGPIARTGPSDPFDAEWAEIAAKNLQQSNATNPFVMPNATQAFQVQL
- the LOC114875248 gene encoding protein numb isoform X3, yielding MRERSPGKRMDRLRRSFRDSFRRRKDPHVPESSKPHQWQADETAVRSATCAFHVKYLGCVEVFESRGMQVCEEALKVLRNSRRRPVRAVLHVSGDGLRVVEDETKGLIVDQTIEKVSFCAPDRNHEKGFSYICRDGTTRRWMCHGFLALKESGERLSHAVGCAFAACLERKQRRDKECGVTMTFDSKTSTFTRSGSFRQPSLTERLQDSRERAVDVPPVKQVYNPFAIERPHATLSMLERQGSFRGFTQLNQASPFKRQLSLRINDLPSNLERARSHSLEPTDLSRMPSTMSQVVPSKPSEFEGDDEVSPIPEISPGGQDSVSAMCQQLSRGLSLLSSSDDFGPVPSRGSASSVAKQLFTGSTSDTPPVTISSSLDELKLQNGPSFNNNNNNHNNNNNNNDKNDDLNNLNEGSSWQESPSSSNRITPTRNKATNQSPVPPRTNAPTPVMMNVSAVANAVGVFGTPSLANSAFSSVSTSSLGSTSTSPANTSVLVNSGIASIASAPTTTPILPAISSTVAADVSQISQIAVSNTISTPPVQPVSTTTPLPKPEQWLGSITSSVPSSVQSSSQGQTSPRRAPSLHARALSLGSAAMGPIARTGPSDPFDAEWAEIAAKNLQQSNATNPFVMPNATQAFQVQL